A DNA window from Sphingomonas profundi contains the following coding sequences:
- a CDS encoding Zn-ribbon domain-containing OB-fold protein: MADALGPIVNSLSEPFYAAGADDRLVLPHCVTTDRPFWPPSPSSPFVTAGPVEWRQVDPTGEVRAIVTFARVFQQALADRMPFAIALVELAGGVRLHAHAADPQSLAAGDRARLTFVRLAPDLPPVLHAERA, translated from the coding sequence ATGGCCGATGCTCTCGGCCCGATCGTCAACAGCCTGTCCGAGCCCTTCTACGCGGCCGGCGCGGATGATCGTCTCGTGTTGCCGCATTGCGTGACCACCGATCGCCCATTCTGGCCGCCAAGCCCGTCCAGCCCCTTCGTCACCGCCGGTCCCGTCGAGTGGCGCCAGGTTGATCCGACCGGTGAGGTTCGCGCCATCGTCACCTTCGCGCGCGTCTTCCAGCAGGCGCTGGCCGATCGCATGCCGTTCGCCATTGCGCTCGTGGAGCTGGCCGGCGGCGTCCGCCTGCATGCGCATGCCGCCGATCCTCAAAGCCTTGCGGCCGGCGATCGCGCCCGCCTGACCTTCGTGCGGCTCGCGCCGGATCTGCCGCCGGTGCTTCACGCGGAGCGCGCC